Proteins encoded within one genomic window of Microbacterium sp. LKL04:
- a CDS encoding glutamate ABC transporter substrate-binding protein: MRKTRLAGAFAGIAIAALALAGCNSGSPTAPGGAAGGDDDTEGLWEVASDVTLDGSPTFDRASKADKIVVGVKSDQPGLGYEDAVSGERTGFDVDIARWIAASLGFDEDQIDFQTIPSANREQEIVNGNIDYYVGTYSMTDARDEVIDFAGPYFITGQGLLVAADDDSISGPDDLQDKVTCSVTGSTPLQRIRDEYNGEVTERQTYSECVEQLLNGQVDAITTDEAILAGYVAEDPDNLKLAGSPFSEERYGVGLADGDTVLKDHINTLFTDGGDVWTALYEKYLEPAGVKATQPQVD, encoded by the coding sequence ATGCGTAAGACACGACTCGCCGGCGCCTTCGCCGGCATCGCGATCGCGGCACTCGCACTCGCAGGCTGCAACAGCGGCAGCCCCACCGCACCCGGCGGCGCTGCCGGCGGTGACGACGACACGGAGGGCCTCTGGGAGGTCGCGAGTGACGTGACTCTCGACGGCAGCCCGACGTTCGACCGTGCGTCGAAGGCCGACAAGATCGTCGTCGGTGTCAAGAGCGACCAGCCCGGCCTCGGCTACGAAGACGCCGTCTCGGGTGAGCGCACCGGCTTCGACGTCGACATCGCTCGGTGGATCGCGGCATCCCTCGGCTTCGACGAGGATCAGATCGACTTCCAGACGATCCCGTCGGCGAACCGCGAGCAGGAGATCGTCAACGGCAACATCGACTACTACGTCGGCACGTACTCGATGACGGACGCGCGCGACGAGGTCATCGACTTCGCGGGACCGTACTTCATCACGGGTCAGGGCCTCCTGGTCGCCGCGGATGACGACTCGATCAGCGGTCCCGACGACCTCCAGGACAAGGTCACGTGTTCGGTGACGGGTTCCACCCCGCTGCAGCGCATCCGTGACGAGTACAACGGCGAGGTCACCGAGCGTCAGACGTACTCCGAGTGCGTCGAGCAGCTGCTGAACGGTCAGGTCGACGCCATCACGACGGATGAGGCGATTCTCGCCGGCTACGTCGCGGAGGACCCGGACAACCTGAAGCTCGCTGGCAGCCCCTTCAGCGAGGAGCGCTACGGCGTCGGCCTCGCGGACGGCGACACCGTCCTCAAGGACCACATCAACACTCTGTTCACGGACGGCGGCGACGTCTGGACCGCGCTGTACGAGAAGTACCTCGAGCCGGCCGGCGTCAAGGCCACGCAGCCCCAGGTCGACTGA
- the pheS gene encoding phenylalanine--tRNA ligase subunit alpha, with translation MSDAPEITPEAVDAAVAEALAAFAAAPDTAALKTARSAHTAEGSSLARLNAQMRNVPNDQKAAAGKLVGQARGRVNQALAAREAELAAAETAAKLEAERVDITAIAPRGRVGARHPISLLQEEIADLFVGMGWEIAEGPELEHEWFNFDALNFAPDHPARQMQDTFFVDPVARHLVMRTHTSPVQVRSMLEREVPIYILCPGRVYRTDEFDATHLPAFTQFEGLVIDKGITMAHLKGTLDHAAKVLFGAEAKTRFRTNYFPFTEPSAELDLWHPTFPGGARWIEWGGCGMVNPNVLRAAGIDPEVYSGFAFGMGIERTLMFRSDVQDMRDMAEGDVRFSEQFGMVV, from the coding sequence GTGTCCGACGCACCCGAGATCACCCCCGAGGCGGTGGATGCCGCCGTCGCCGAGGCGCTGGCCGCCTTCGCCGCCGCCCCCGACACCGCCGCGCTGAAAACCGCCCGTTCGGCCCACACCGCGGAGGGGTCATCCCTCGCGCGGCTCAACGCGCAGATGCGAAATGTGCCGAATGACCAGAAGGCCGCGGCGGGCAAGCTCGTCGGCCAGGCTCGCGGTCGCGTCAATCAGGCGCTCGCGGCTCGCGAGGCCGAACTCGCCGCCGCCGAGACCGCCGCGAAACTCGAAGCCGAGCGGGTCGACATCACGGCGATCGCCCCGCGCGGGCGGGTCGGGGCGCGGCATCCCATCTCTCTCCTCCAGGAGGAGATCGCCGACCTCTTCGTCGGCATGGGGTGGGAGATCGCGGAGGGACCCGAACTCGAGCACGAGTGGTTCAACTTCGACGCCCTCAACTTCGCGCCCGATCACCCGGCCCGCCAGATGCAGGACACGTTCTTCGTCGACCCGGTCGCCCGCCACCTCGTCATGCGCACGCACACGAGCCCGGTGCAGGTCCGCTCGATGCTCGAGCGCGAGGTCCCGATCTACATCCTCTGCCCGGGCCGCGTGTACCGTACCGACGAGTTCGACGCGACGCACCTGCCTGCCTTCACGCAGTTCGAGGGGCTTGTGATCGACAAGGGCATCACGATGGCGCACCTCAAGGGCACGCTCGATCATGCCGCGAAGGTCCTTTTCGGAGCCGAGGCGAAGACCCGGTTCCGCACCAACTACTTCCCGTTCACGGAGCCGTCCGCCGAGCTCGACCTGTGGCACCCCACCTTCCCCGGTGGCGCGCGATGGATCGAGTGGGGCGGATGCGGGATGGTGAACCCCAATGTCCTCCGCGCCGCCGGCATCGACCCCGAGGTCTACTCGGGCTTCGCCTTCGGCATGGGCATCGAGCGGACCCTGATGTTCCGCAGCGATGTGCAGGACATGCGTGACATGGCCGAGGGCGATGTCCGCTTCAGCGAGCAGTTCGGAATGGTGGTCTGA
- a CDS encoding amino acid ABC transporter permease, translating into MSSSVLYDVPGPRAIARNRIIGVVVVLVVAAVIGFLVWRLAVTGQFSAEKWNAFTYTRIWEQFLMAAGRTLAAFAVAAVGALALGFILAIGRLSDHAWVRVPVAAVVEFLRAVPVLVTMFLLYYGMPVLGVRIEGYWVVVIALIVYNGSVLAEVIRAGVESLPRGQSEAGYALGLGKSGVMRLVLLPQAIRAMMPVIIAQLVVTLKDTALGFIITYEELLFYAKYLGSQNSLDRPIVQATIVAGIIYIGLCLALSGVAKLVEKRLSRNPGTPGAAPARPLQETTDTELIATQVRASSKDSGTGRGV; encoded by the coding sequence ATGAGCAGCAGCGTCCTCTACGACGTCCCCGGCCCGCGGGCGATCGCACGCAACCGCATCATCGGTGTGGTCGTCGTCCTCGTGGTGGCGGCCGTCATCGGCTTCCTGGTCTGGCGCCTCGCCGTGACCGGACAGTTCTCGGCGGAGAAGTGGAACGCTTTCACCTACACCCGCATCTGGGAGCAGTTCCTGATGGCCGCGGGCCGGACGCTGGCGGCCTTCGCCGTCGCAGCGGTCGGCGCGCTCGCCCTCGGCTTCATCCTCGCGATCGGCCGTCTGTCGGATCACGCGTGGGTGCGCGTCCCGGTCGCCGCCGTCGTCGAATTCCTGCGCGCGGTGCCCGTGCTCGTGACGATGTTCCTCCTCTACTACGGGATGCCGGTGCTCGGCGTTCGGATCGAGGGGTACTGGGTCGTCGTCATCGCCCTCATCGTCTACAACGGTTCGGTGCTCGCCGAGGTGATCCGCGCAGGGGTCGAATCGCTCCCGCGCGGACAGTCCGAGGCTGGCTATGCCCTCGGCCTCGGCAAGTCGGGCGTCATGCGCCTCGTCCTCCTGCCGCAGGCGATCCGGGCCATGATGCCGGTGATCATCGCTCAGCTCGTGGTGACGCTGAAGGACACCGCTCTCGGCTTCATCATCACGTACGAGGAACTCCTCTTCTACGCAAAGTACCTCGGCTCGCAGAACTCGCTCGACCGACCCATCGTGCAGGCGACGATCGTCGCAGGCATCATCTACATCGGTCTGTGTCTGGCACTGTCCGGTGTCGCGAAGCTGGTCGAGAAGCGCCTCAGCCGCAATCCCGGCACTCCCGGCGCGGCTCCGGCCCGGCCTCTTCAGGAGACCACCGACACCGAGCTCATCGCCACTCAGGTGAGGGCGAGTTCGAAGGACTCGGGTACCGGCCGGGGGGTCTGA
- a CDS encoding amino acid ABC transporter ATP-binding protein produces MTTPAADPAPRTSNIDVRRGEPLVVLTNVQKHYGDFQALTDIDLSVNRGEVVVVVGPSGSGKSTLCRTINRLETITSGSITIDGADLPAEGKALAALRADVGMVFQSFNLFSHLTILENVTLGPIKVKGMKKADAEKLARELLDRVGVGHQADKLPAQLSGGQQQRVAIARALAMKPKVMLFDEPTSALDPEMINEVLDVMVGLAQDGMTMIVVTHEMGFARKAADRVVFMADGQIVEQAAPQEFFTNPKSDRAKDFLSKLITH; encoded by the coding sequence CGCTCGTCGTCCTGACGAACGTGCAGAAGCACTACGGCGACTTCCAGGCCCTCACCGACATCGACCTGTCGGTCAACCGCGGCGAGGTCGTCGTCGTGGTCGGTCCGTCCGGGTCCGGCAAGTCGACCCTGTGCCGCACGATCAACCGTCTCGAGACGATCACGAGCGGCTCGATCACGATCGACGGCGCCGATCTTCCGGCCGAGGGCAAAGCGCTCGCGGCGCTCCGTGCCGATGTCGGCATGGTCTTCCAGTCCTTCAACCTGTTCTCGCATCTGACGATCCTCGAGAACGTCACGCTCGGTCCGATCAAGGTCAAGGGCATGAAGAAGGCGGATGCCGAGAAGCTCGCCCGTGAGCTGCTCGACCGTGTGGGCGTCGGCCACCAGGCCGACAAGCTCCCGGCCCAGCTCTCGGGTGGTCAGCAGCAGCGTGTCGCGATCGCCCGCGCTCTTGCGATGAAGCCGAAGGTCATGCTCTTCGACGAGCCGACCTCCGCGCTCGACCCCGAGATGATCAACGAGGTCCTCGACGTCATGGTCGGCCTCGCGCAGGACGGGATGACGATGATCGTCGTCACCCACGAGATGGGCTTCGCCCGGAAGGCTGCGGATCGCGTGGTCTTCATGGCCGATGGACAGATCGTCGAGCAGGCCGCTCCGCAGGAGTTCTTCACGAACCCGAAGAGCGACCGCGCGAAGGACTTCCTGTCCAAGCTCATCACCCATTGA
- the pheT gene encoding phenylalanine--tRNA ligase subunit beta: MRVPLSWLGEYVDVAEGTTPEDVLASFVSVGFEEEDVHAFDLTGPIVVGRVVSFEAEPQSNGKTIRWCQVDVGEANGGVRGIVCGAGNFFEGDKVVVTLPGAVLPGPFPIAARKTYGHVSDGMIASAKELGLGEEHSGILRLTELGLDPEVGTDAIALLGLDDAAVDINVTPDRGYALSIRGAAREYAHATRAAFTDPGLRPFEELEQPTGGFDITVDDGAPIHGKPGASEFVVRIVRDVDPSRPTPPWMTARLSLAGIRSLGILIDITNYVMLELGNPIHGYDLDALTGGITVRRASVGEKLTTLDGKERTLDAEDLLITDESGPIGLAGVMGGGKTEMGDATRNVLIEAAIFDPVSIARTARRHKLPSEASRRFERGVDPLIPFVAARRVADLMVELAGGTLDTTTGGALFAEVFVPSVELPESFVGGLIGVDYTPDEIVGALETIGCEVIDGDGGWEVIPPSWRPDLTDRWTLAEEVARLHGLDRIPSILPTPPSGRGLTAAQRGRRRVANALAAAGHVEVVAFPFTTEEQNDLHGSATGEHVPSIRLANPLDGQAPFLRRSLLPGLLQIAHRNVSRGFTDVALFETGTVFAPVEGVEYGTTTVPPLAQLPDEATLAALHASIPPQPRHVAVLLHGNALAKRPGQPAVAFDLADALGAIQTIAAAAGVEIEVRQDQRAALHPGRAGSLFVGDAEVGYVGELLPAVAEAADLQGRVFVAELDLDAVLALTPAPDAAPSLATYPAATQDVSLVVAADLAAGEVRDALADGAGPLLEDLRLVDDYRGAGVPEGAKSLTFALRFRADDRTLTATEATEAKLAGVAVAAERHGAAIRD; this comes from the coding sequence ATGCGCGTCCCGCTCTCTTGGCTCGGCGAGTACGTCGATGTAGCCGAAGGCACGACCCCCGAGGACGTCCTGGCCTCCTTCGTCTCCGTCGGATTCGAAGAGGAGGACGTGCACGCGTTCGACCTCACGGGCCCGATCGTCGTCGGACGTGTCGTCTCGTTCGAGGCCGAGCCGCAGTCCAACGGCAAGACCATCCGGTGGTGCCAGGTCGACGTCGGCGAGGCGAACGGCGGCGTCCGCGGCATCGTCTGCGGCGCCGGCAACTTCTTCGAAGGCGACAAGGTCGTCGTGACGCTGCCGGGAGCGGTCCTCCCCGGCCCGTTCCCGATCGCTGCGCGCAAGACGTACGGCCATGTCTCGGACGGCATGATCGCCTCCGCCAAGGAACTCGGCCTGGGGGAGGAGCACTCCGGCATCCTCCGCCTGACGGAACTGGGCCTCGACCCCGAGGTCGGGACCGACGCGATCGCTCTCCTCGGTCTCGACGACGCCGCCGTCGACATCAACGTCACGCCCGACCGCGGATACGCCCTCTCGATCCGGGGTGCGGCGCGCGAGTACGCGCACGCGACCCGTGCCGCCTTCACCGACCCCGGCCTGCGCCCCTTCGAGGAGCTCGAGCAGCCCACCGGCGGGTTCGACATCACCGTCGACGACGGTGCACCCATCCACGGCAAGCCGGGTGCGAGCGAGTTCGTCGTGCGCATCGTGCGCGACGTCGACCCCTCGCGGCCGACGCCGCCCTGGATGACCGCGCGCCTGTCGCTCGCCGGCATCCGCTCCCTCGGCATCCTGATCGATATCACCAACTACGTGATGCTCGAACTCGGCAACCCGATCCACGGCTACGACCTCGACGCGCTCACCGGCGGCATCACCGTGCGCCGCGCGTCGGTGGGGGAGAAGCTCACGACCCTCGACGGCAAGGAGCGCACGCTCGACGCCGAGGACCTGCTCATCACCGACGAGTCCGGCCCCATCGGCCTGGCGGGCGTCATGGGCGGCGGCAAGACCGAGATGGGGGATGCCACACGCAACGTCCTCATCGAGGCGGCCATCTTCGACCCCGTGTCGATCGCCCGCACGGCGCGCCGGCACAAGCTTCCCAGCGAGGCGTCCCGGCGCTTCGAGCGCGGCGTCGACCCGCTCATCCCGTTCGTCGCGGCACGCCGCGTCGCCGACCTCATGGTCGAACTCGCCGGCGGCACGCTCGACACGACCACGGGCGGCGCGCTCTTCGCCGAGGTGTTCGTCCCGTCGGTCGAGCTCCCCGAGTCGTTCGTCGGCGGCTTGATCGGCGTCGACTACACGCCCGACGAGATCGTCGGCGCGCTCGAGACCATCGGGTGCGAGGTCATCGACGGCGACGGCGGCTGGGAGGTCATCCCGCCCTCCTGGCGCCCCGATCTCACGGACCGGTGGACGCTGGCTGAAGAGGTCGCGCGACTGCACGGGCTCGACCGGATCCCCTCGATCCTCCCGACGCCTCCCTCCGGCCGCGGGCTCACGGCAGCGCAGCGCGGGCGCCGTCGCGTCGCCAACGCGTTGGCTGCGGCCGGTCACGTCGAGGTCGTCGCGTTCCCGTTCACGACCGAGGAACAGAACGACCTGCACGGTTCGGCGACGGGGGAGCACGTGCCCTCCATCCGGCTCGCCAACCCGCTCGACGGTCAGGCGCCGTTCCTGCGGCGCTCGCTGCTCCCGGGACTCCTGCAGATCGCGCACCGGAACGTGTCCCGAGGCTTCACCGACGTGGCCCTCTTCGAGACCGGCACGGTGTTCGCACCCGTCGAGGGCGTCGAGTACGGCACCACAACCGTGCCGCCGCTCGCGCAGCTGCCCGATGAGGCGACGCTCGCGGCACTGCACGCGTCGATCCCGCCGCAGCCCCGGCACGTCGCCGTCCTGCTGCACGGCAACGCGCTGGCGAAGCGACCCGGCCAGCCGGCCGTCGCCTTCGACCTCGCCGATGCGCTCGGTGCGATCCAGACGATCGCCGCGGCCGCAGGTGTGGAGATCGAAGTCCGGCAGGACCAGCGCGCCGCGCTCCACCCGGGCCGCGCCGGTTCGCTCTTCGTCGGGGACGCCGAAGTCGGCTACGTCGGCGAGCTGCTCCCGGCCGTGGCAGAGGCGGCAGACCTGCAGGGGCGGGTCTTCGTCGCCGAACTCGACCTCGACGCCGTCCTCGCCCTCACACCCGCACCGGATGCCGCGCCGTCACTCGCGACGTACCCCGCGGCGACGCAGGACGTGTCGCTCGTCGTCGCAGCCGACCTCGCCGCCGGCGAGGTGCGGGATGCGCTCGCCGACGGCGCAGGTCCTCTGCTGGAGGACCTCCGTCTCGTCGACGACTACCGCGGCGCCGGGGTCCCCGAGGGAGCCAAGAGCCTCACGTTCGCCCTGCGCTTCCGCGCTGACGACCGCACGCTGACGGCGACGGAGGCGACCGAGGCGAAGCTCGCCGGTGTGGCTGTCGCCGCCGAGCGTCACGGAGCGGCGATCCGCGACTGA
- a CDS encoding NAD-dependent epimerase/dehydratase family protein — protein MTDRILVLGGTGWVGRRVAEAWLERGARVSVTARGGRAAPAGADLVVTDRDLPEAYDALAATEWDEIVDVSSVPAHVAQAASALGDRAAHATYISSVSVYADATRVGADERAAIVEPLGEADAYDYARAKVAAEGESAALGARVSVIRPGLIVGPGDPTDRFGYWPARFSAAGAEAVLVPEATDLRAQVIDVDDLVSFVVASGARGFDGLVDVVGPSHPLAEVVTVARDAAGHTGEVHTAPADWLERHGIAHWAGPRSLPLWLPADMPGFASRSGAAYRAAGGRTRPLAETVARVLEDERERGVARSRTSGLERAEELALIEALHAER, from the coding sequence ATGACCGACCGCATCCTCGTCCTGGGCGGCACCGGGTGGGTGGGTCGCCGCGTCGCCGAGGCATGGCTCGAGCGCGGCGCCCGCGTGAGTGTGACGGCGCGCGGCGGTCGCGCTGCCCCCGCGGGCGCGGATCTCGTCGTCACCGACCGAGACCTGCCAGAGGCCTACGATGCGCTGGCCGCGACCGAATGGGACGAGATCGTCGACGTCTCCTCGGTTCCCGCACACGTCGCGCAGGCGGCATCCGCTCTCGGTGATCGCGCGGCGCACGCCACGTACATCTCGAGCGTGTCGGTCTACGCCGACGCGACCCGGGTAGGCGCCGACGAGCGGGCGGCGATCGTCGAGCCCCTGGGCGAGGCGGATGCCTACGACTACGCGCGAGCCAAAGTCGCCGCCGAGGGTGAGTCGGCGGCTCTCGGCGCCCGCGTCTCAGTGATCCGACCAGGGTTGATCGTCGGCCCGGGGGACCCGACGGACCGCTTCGGCTACTGGCCGGCCCGGTTCTCAGCCGCGGGCGCAGAGGCGGTCCTCGTTCCCGAAGCGACGGATCTCCGCGCACAGGTGATCGACGTGGATGACCTGGTGTCCTTCGTCGTCGCCTCGGGGGCACGCGGATTCGACGGCCTGGTCGATGTGGTTGGCCCCTCCCACCCGTTGGCGGAGGTCGTCACCGTCGCGCGGGATGCCGCGGGCCACACCGGCGAGGTGCACACCGCTCCCGCCGACTGGCTCGAGCGTCACGGGATCGCGCATTGGGCGGGACCGAGATCGCTCCCGCTGTGGCTGCCGGCCGACATGCCGGGCTTCGCATCGCGAAGCGGTGCGGCCTACCGGGCGGCGGGGGGCAGAACCCGTCCGCTCGCCGAGACGGTCGCCCGCGTCCTCGAGGACGAACGCGAGCGCGGTGTCGCGCGCTCCAGGACGTCGGGGCTCGAGCGCGCCGAGGAACTCGCGCTCATCGAGGCGCTGCACGCCGAGCGCTGA
- a CDS encoding AAA family ATPase, which translates to MLRTLAVSGYRSLRDVVLPLEELTVVTGANGSGKSNLYRALRLLTSAARGDLVGAVAREGGLPSLLWAGSEDGGGQGTVRRNPIAVQLGFASDELGYLVDLGIPQASQNSVFARDPEIKREQVFAGRLAKPATLLIDRLRAQTRVRDGAWVSLDQKLAAFESIVTDLADGDTAPELLGLRRIMNGWRFYDHFRVDADAPARRPQVGTRSPLLAHDGSNLAAVWATVHDAGFGHLLDSAVDEAFPGSRVRVEASDGNLRLTLSQPGLLRPLDAAELSDGTLRYLLLCAALLPARPAPLTVLNEPESSLHASLLAPLANLVRAAAAQTQVLLVSHAPGLIDAIPDAHRISLQRRIDGTVVEGQGLLDAPPWNWGTR; encoded by the coding sequence ATGCTGCGCACGCTCGCCGTCTCCGGCTACCGCTCTCTCCGCGATGTCGTGCTCCCGCTCGAGGAGCTCACCGTCGTGACCGGCGCGAACGGGTCGGGCAAGTCCAACCTGTACCGCGCACTGCGCCTGCTGACTTCCGCCGCGCGCGGTGATCTCGTCGGTGCCGTCGCGCGGGAGGGCGGGCTGCCGTCGCTCCTGTGGGCCGGCTCGGAGGACGGCGGCGGGCAGGGCACCGTCCGACGCAACCCGATCGCAGTGCAGCTCGGCTTCGCATCGGACGAGCTCGGGTACCTCGTGGACCTCGGCATCCCCCAGGCGTCGCAGAACAGCGTCTTCGCCCGCGACCCCGAGATCAAGCGGGAGCAGGTCTTCGCCGGCAGACTCGCGAAGCCGGCGACCCTGCTGATCGACCGGCTCCGGGCGCAGACGCGCGTCCGTGACGGCGCGTGGGTGTCCCTCGATCAGAAGCTCGCGGCTTTCGAGAGCATCGTCACGGACCTCGCCGACGGCGACACGGCCCCGGAGCTGCTCGGTCTCCGGCGGATCATGAACGGCTGGCGCTTCTATGACCACTTCCGCGTGGACGCCGACGCCCCCGCCCGTCGTCCGCAGGTCGGCACCCGCTCACCCCTCCTCGCCCACGACGGATCGAACCTCGCCGCGGTGTGGGCCACCGTCCACGACGCGGGATTCGGGCACCTGCTGGACAGCGCCGTCGACGAGGCCTTCCCCGGCAGCCGGGTGAGGGTGGAGGCATCCGACGGGAACCTGCGTCTGACCCTGAGCCAGCCGGGCCTCCTGCGGCCGCTGGACGCAGCAGAACTCTCGGACGGAACCCTCCGCTACCTCCTCCTGTGCGCCGCACTCCTTCCTGCACGTCCGGCGCCGCTCACCGTCCTGAACGAGCCCGAGTCCAGCCTTCACGCGAGCCTGCTGGCGCCGCTCGCGAACCTCGTGCGGGCGGCGGCCGCGCAGACGCAAGTGCTGCTGGTCTCGCACGCACCGGGACTCATCGACGCCATTCCTGATGCGCACCGCATCTCGCTGCAGCGTCGCATCGACGGCACAGTGGTCGAGGGTCAGGGACTGCTCGATGCTCCGCCCTGGAACTGGGGCACGCGCTGA
- the argC gene encoding N-acetyl-gamma-glutamyl-phosphate reductase: MTFSVAVSGASGYAGGEILRLLASHPDVEIRTVTAHSNAGQPLIDHQPHLRSLAHLTLQDTTPEVLSGHDVVFLALPHGQSAQYTEMLEDVPLVIDAGADHRLTDPSAWNAFYGGAFSEPWAYGVPELPVGSAKQRGALVGARRVAAPGCNASTVSLSLAPGVAAGVIDPGDIVTVLAVGPSGAGKSLKTNLLASEILGTANPYAVGGTHRHIPEIRQALAAAAPTEVDIRISFTPVLVPMARGILATSTAPIAHGVTDAQIRGAWESAYADEPFVHLLPEGSFPRTADVLGANTALLGLAIDRAAGRVVVVAAVDNLVKGTAGAAIQSMNIALGLTETTGLSVNGVAP, translated from the coding sequence ATGACCTTCTCGGTCGCCGTCTCCGGCGCTTCCGGCTATGCGGGTGGAGAGATCCTCCGCCTCCTCGCGTCGCATCCCGACGTCGAGATCCGCACCGTCACGGCCCACTCCAACGCCGGACAGCCGCTCATCGACCACCAGCCGCACCTGCGGTCCCTCGCGCACCTGACGCTGCAGGACACGACTCCCGAGGTCCTCTCGGGGCACGACGTCGTCTTCCTCGCCCTGCCGCACGGCCAGTCCGCGCAGTACACCGAGATGCTGGAGGACGTTCCGCTCGTCATCGACGCCGGCGCGGACCATCGCCTCACCGACCCGTCCGCGTGGAACGCGTTCTACGGGGGAGCGTTCTCCGAGCCGTGGGCGTACGGGGTTCCGGAGCTCCCCGTCGGAAGCGCGAAGCAACGGGGCGCCCTCGTCGGCGCGCGGCGCGTCGCGGCCCCCGGCTGCAACGCCTCCACCGTCTCGTTGAGCCTCGCGCCCGGCGTCGCCGCCGGCGTCATCGATCCGGGTGACATCGTCACCGTGCTCGCCGTCGGACCCTCCGGGGCGGGCAAGAGCCTCAAGACGAACCTCCTGGCGTCGGAGATCCTCGGCACCGCCAACCCGTACGCGGTCGGCGGCACGCACCGGCACATCCCCGAGATCCGGCAGGCGCTCGCCGCGGCTGCGCCGACCGAGGTGGACATCCGCATCTCGTTCACCCCGGTGCTCGTCCCCATGGCGCGCGGCATCCTCGCCACCTCGACCGCCCCCATCGCGCACGGTGTCACCGACGCGCAGATCCGGGGCGCGTGGGAGTCCGCGTACGCCGACGAGCCGTTCGTGCACCTCCTGCCCGAGGGCTCGTTCCCACGGACGGCCGACGTGCTGGGCGCGAACACGGCCCTCCTCGGACTCGCGATCGATCGGGCGGCAGGTCGCGTCGTCGTGGTCGCCGCCGTCGACAACCTCGTCAAGGGCACCGCCGGTGCCGCGATCCAATCGATGAACATCGCCCTCGGTCTCACCGAGACGACGGGCCTGAGCGTGAACGGGGTGGCACCGTGA
- a CDS encoding ABC transporter ATP-binding protein, with protein MSEHQIVPALHLSGLVKHFGSTPAVAGIDLIVPSGSFYGLVGPNGAGKTTTLSMATGLLRPDAGGAWVHGIDVWRDPVAAKRVIGNLSDGIRLFDRLTGEQLITYTAMMFGLARAEIAPRVSDLLDLMDLRPAAGTIVADYSAGMTKKVALACALVHAPRLLVLDEPFESVDPVSAANIEDVLRSYTASGGSVIVSSHSMDLVQRMCDHVAIIAAGRVLSSGTIDEVRAGQSLQDRFVDLVGGRHTSEGPQWLRQS; from the coding sequence GTGAGCGAGCACCAGATCGTCCCCGCCCTCCATCTCTCCGGCCTCGTCAAGCACTTCGGGTCGACCCCGGCGGTCGCCGGTATCGACCTGATCGTGCCGTCCGGCTCGTTCTACGGCCTCGTGGGCCCGAACGGCGCCGGCAAGACCACCACGCTGTCGATGGCGACGGGCCTTCTGCGTCCCGACGCGGGCGGCGCCTGGGTGCACGGGATCGACGTGTGGCGGGACCCGGTGGCCGCCAAACGCGTCATCGGCAACCTGTCCGACGGCATCCGACTCTTCGACCGCCTCACCGGCGAGCAGCTCATCACCTACACGGCCATGATGTTCGGGCTGGCGCGCGCCGAGATCGCGCCGCGCGTCTCGGATCTCCTGGATCTCATGGATCTTCGCCCCGCCGCGGGGACGATCGTCGCCGACTACTCCGCGGGTATGACCAAGAAGGTCGCGCTCGCGTGCGCGCTGGTGCACGCACCCCGTCTCCTCGTCCTCGACGAGCCGTTCGAATCGGTCGATCCCGTCTCGGCGGCGAACATCGAGGACGTCCTGCGCAGCTACACCGCGTCGGGCGGATCGGTCATCGTCTCGAGCCATTCGATGGACCTCGTGCAGCGCATGTGCGATCACGTCGCCATCATCGCGGCGGGGCGGGTCCTCTCGTCCGGCACGATCGACGAGGTTCGCGCCGGGCAGAGTCTGCAGGACCGCTTCGTCGATCTCGTCGGCGGGCGTCACACGAGTGAGGGGCCGCAGTGGTTGCGACAGTCCTGA
- a CDS encoding amino acid ABC transporter permease — MGVITDNLDFWGEALLGTLVLFFGGGLIALILGIIVGAMRVSPVPIARAVGTFYVNTIRNTPLTLVFFGFAFTLPPLLEVRASGGVQVIFAVAALGIYTATYVAETVRSGINTVPVGQAEAARALGLTFGQVMSLVVLPQAFRSVIPPMMSVFIALLKNTTVAAGFSVMNLGSARDWLSERGENQLVVIICVMVIFVALVLLLSWGQRTLENRWKVAR, encoded by the coding sequence ATGGGCGTCATCACCGACAACCTCGACTTCTGGGGTGAAGCGCTCCTCGGCACGCTCGTCCTCTTCTTCGGGGGTGGGCTGATCGCCCTGATCCTCGGAATCATCGTCGGCGCGATGCGCGTCTCGCCGGTGCCGATCGCCCGCGCCGTGGGCACGTTCTACGTCAACACGATCCGCAACACACCGCTGACCCTCGTCTTCTTCGGATTCGCCTTCACCCTGCCGCCTCTTCTCGAAGTTCGGGCGAGTGGTGGCGTCCAGGTGATCTTCGCCGTGGCAGCCCTCGGTATCTACACCGCCACGTACGTCGCCGAGACGGTGCGGTCGGGAATCAACACCGTCCCGGTCGGCCAAGCCGAGGCTGCGCGAGCACTCGGCCTGACCTTCGGGCAGGTGATGTCGCTCGTGGTCCTCCCGCAGGCGTTCCGTTCCGTCATCCCGCCGATGATGAGCGTCTTCATCGCCCTTCTGAAGAACACGACCGTCGCCGCCGGATTCTCGGTCATGAACCTCGGATCCGCCCGCGACTGGTTGAGCGAACGAGGCGAGAACCAGCTCGTGGTCATCATCTGCGTCATGGTCATCTTCGTCGCTCTTGTCCTGCTTCTCTCGTGGGGTCAACGGACACTCGAGAACCGATGGAAGGTGGCGCGATGA